In Cryptomeria japonica chromosome 10, Sugi_1.0, whole genome shotgun sequence, a genomic segment contains:
- the LOC131029948 gene encoding ubiquitin carboxyl-terminal hydrolase 2-like: MEVKGVRVEELYSLDLQCLNDLLPIYGLIFLSKLRLAENDERPVLDLQQCSPNLFFANQELNNGCATQAIISILMNCPSVEIGPQLSNLKHCSRDFPPLLKALSITNNDAIRNAHNRFAKEETESSMSQDGVYTFINYVAVNNRIYELDGLKEGPICLGGFDGASDSLDWLNVVRPILEERVEKYMERGIDFSVLGVVKDWKEEYGARLEYLERRKEQVVNELRGKMEIGSLVRILTETNSEIESVKQKMSMEDEKRKRWRRENEIRKHNYAPFLFNFVKVLSDKGKLNGLINEAKSGQKK; encoded by the coding sequence ATGGAAGTGAAGGGAGTTCGAGTAGAGGAATTATATTCTCTAGACTTGCAATGCCTAAATGATCTTCTTCCCATTTATGGCCTAATCTTCCTCTCCAAGTTGAGATTAGCAGAGAATGACGAAAGACCTGTATTGGATCTCCAACAATGTAGTCCCAATCTCTTCTTTGCAAACCAGGAGCTCAACAATGGGTGTGCAACTCAGGCCATTATTTCCATTCTCATGAATTGCCCATCTGTGGAAATTGGCCCACAGCTCTCAAATTTAAAGCACTGCAGTAGAGATTTTCCACCTCTTCTCAAAGCTCTTTCTATCACCAATAACGATGCCATTCGGAATGCCCACAACAGATTTGCTAAAGAAGAGACTGAATCATCTATGTCTCAAGATGGTGTATATACTTTCATTAACTATGTAGCAGTTAATAACAGGATATATGAATTAGATGGGTTGAAGGAAGGGCCCATTTGTCTTGGAGGGTTTGATGGAGCTTCAGATAGCTTGGATTGGTTGAATGTTGTTCGGCCAATACTTGAAGAAAGAGTGGAGAAATATATGGAAAGAGGAATAGATTTTAGTGTGTTGGGTGTCGTAAAAGATTGGAAAGAAGAGTATGGTGCACGTTTGGAGTATCTTGAGAGGAGGAAAGAACAGGTTGTGAATGAATTGAGAGGGAAGATGGAAATAGGAAGCCTCGTAAGGATTTTGACAGAAACAAATTCTGAGATTGAAAGTGTCAAGCAGAAGATGTCCatggaagatgagaagaggaaaaGGTGGAGGAGGGAGAATGAAATTAGGAAGCATAACTATGCACCATTTTTGTTCAATTTTGTTAAGGTTTTGTCTGACAAAGGTAAACTCAATGGTTTGATTAATGAAGCCAAGTCCGGGCAAAAGAAATGA